A genomic segment from Acipenser ruthenus chromosome 5, fAciRut3.2 maternal haplotype, whole genome shotgun sequence encodes:
- the fh gene encoding fumarate hydratase, mitochondrial: MYRSLRNVHRLNSSLLGLQRNLFSKPCRKSFGVTLVSTRMASSESYRIERDTFGELKVPNDKYYGAQTVRSTMNFKIGGVTERMPIQVIKAFGILKRAAAEVNQGYGLDTKIADAIVKAADEVIAGKLDDHFPLVVWQTGSGTQTNMNVNEVISNRAIEMLGGKLGSKDPVHPNDHVNKSQSSNDTFPTAMHIAAAKEVHEVLLPGLQTLHDALDGKAKEFKDIIKIGRTHTQDAVPLSLGQEFSGYVQQVKYSMLRIKSAMPRVYELAAGGTAVGTGLNTRVGFAEKVAARVSELTGLPFVTAPNKFEALAAHDALVELSGAMNTVACSLMKIANDIRFLGSGPRSGLGELILPENEPGSSIMPGKVNPTQCEAITMVAAQVMGNNVAVTVGGSNGHFELNVFKPMIIKNVLNSAKLLGDASVSFTENCVVGIEANTERINKLMNESLMLVTALNPHIGYDKAAKIAKTAHKDGSTLKETAIKLGYLTSEQFDQWVKPQDMLGPK, from the exons ATGTATCGTTCTCTTAGAAACGTCCACCGATTAAATAGCAGCCTCTTGGGTTTGCAGAGGAACCTATTCAGCAAACCCTGCCGCAAATCATTTGGCGTCACGCTGGTCTCGACGAGGATG GCAAGCTCAGAGTCTTACAGAATTGAAAGGGATACTTTCGGTGAACTGAAAGTCCCGAATGACAAGTACTATGGAGCCCAGACGGTCAGGTCTACTATGAACTTCAAGATTGGCGGAGTAACTGAACGAATGCCT ATCCAAGTCATCAAGGCTTTTGGCATTCTGAAGAGAGCGGCGGCTGAAGTAAACCAGGGCTATGGTTTGGACACCAAGATTGCTGATGCCATTGTCAAAGCAGCTGATGAG GTCATTGCTGGTAAACTGGATGACCACTTCCCCCTGGTGGTCTGGCAGACAGGCTCAGGAACCCAGACGAACATGAATGTGAATGAAGTGATCAGCAACAGGGCTATCGAGATGTTGGGTGGTAAACTGGGGAGCAAGGATCCTGTTCACCCCAATGACCATGTCAACAAAAGTCAG AGCTCCAATGACACTTTCCCTACAGCTATGCACATTGCTGCTGCCAAAGAGGTTCACGAGGTGTTGTTGCCTGGACTGCAGACTCTCCATGACGCACTGGACGGCAAGGCCAAAGAGTTCAAAGATATCATTAAGATTGGGCGCACCCACACACAGGATGCTGTGCCCCTTTCACTAGGCCAG GAGTTTAGTGGCTATGTGCAGCAGGTGAAATACAGCATGCTACGGATCAAATCTGCCATGCCAAGAGTGTACGAGCTGGCAGCTGGAGGCACTGCTGTGGGTACTGGATTGAACACTCGCGTTGGGTTTGCGGAAAAAGTAGCTGCCAGAGTGTCTGAGCTTACAG GTTTGCCGTTTGTGACCGCGCCAAATAAGTTTGAAGCTCTTGCTGCCCATGATGCCCTGGTGGAGCTGAGTGGAGCGATGAACACTGTGGCCTGCAGTCTAATGAAGATTGCCAATGATATCCGTTTCCTTGGCTCTGGGCCTCGCTCGGGCTTAGGTGAACTCATCCTGCCTGAAAATGAACCAGGAAGCAGTATTATGCCAG GGAAAGTGAATCCAACCCAGTGTGAAGCCATTACTATGGTAGCTGCTCAGGTGATGGGAAATAATGTGGCTGTGACAGTGGGAGGCAGCAATGGTCACTTTGAACTGAATGTTTTCAAACCCATGATT ATTAAAAACGTACTAAACTCTGCAAAGCTGCTGGGAGATGCTTCTGTCTCTTTCACCGAGAACTGTGTGGTTGGAATCGAGGCAAACACAGAAAGAATCAACAAACTAATGAATGAATCCCTGATGCTGGTAACCGCACTGAACCCACATATAG GATACGACAAAGCTGCTAAGATTGCAAAGACTGCTCACAAGGATGGCtcaacactaaaagaaactgcGATCAAGCTTGGCTACCTTACATCTGAACAGTTTGATCAGTGGGTCAAACCCCAGGATATGCTGGGccctaaataa